In a single window of the Renibacterium salmoninarum ATCC 33209 genome:
- a CDS encoding YrdB family protein, with protein MNKSTLDSSLTLANNVIAFVLEVALLVAAFFWAYKTFSAPTGLITGLLLDITIVVFWTFLMAPKSRFRIRWPAQPLVALVLFLLAGLGLILAQAGLLGILMIIVAVANAALSYWLKWKNGTASNPDK; from the coding sequence ATGAATAAGTCAACACTGGATTCAAGCCTTACTCTGGCTAACAACGTGATTGCCTTTGTCTTAGAAGTGGCCCTTCTGGTTGCCGCATTTTTTTGGGCGTATAAGACATTCTCTGCACCAACCGGGCTAATAACGGGCCTGCTGCTGGATATCACAATAGTTGTCTTTTGGACTTTCCTTATGGCGCCAAAGTCACGCTTTCGGATCCGCTGGCCAGCTCAGCCTTTAGTAGCACTAGTACTATTTCTGCTTGCCGGATTGGGTTTGATCCTGGCCCAAGCGGGATTATTAGGCATTCTGATGATCATCGTGGCCGTAGCGAATGCCGCGTTGAGCTACTGGCTCAAGTGGAAAAATGGCACAGCATCGAATCCGGATAAATAG
- the crcB gene encoding fluoride efflux transporter CrcB, translating to MIVIFVGLAGVLGALMRFGLDSFFAQRGRFAHGQAHHFPLATLSVNVLGSFIIGLAGGFASHAELSPDWHSAISIGIAGGLTTFSSFAVATVSLWQLGNKFSAMVNIGLNLVLGLGAAWLGLSLAA from the coding sequence ATGATCGTAATATTCGTCGGTCTCGCAGGAGTTCTAGGCGCATTGATGCGCTTTGGTCTTGACTCTTTCTTTGCCCAACGGGGACGCTTCGCGCACGGCCAAGCTCATCATTTTCCGTTGGCAACCTTGTCAGTAAATGTGCTGGGAAGCTTCATTATCGGCCTGGCGGGCGGCTTTGCTTCGCACGCAGAACTCTCGCCGGACTGGCATTCAGCTATTTCCATCGGTATTGCGGGCGGACTGACCACGTTCAGCTCTTTCGCCGTAGCCACGGTTTCACTATGGCAACTAGGAAACAAATTTAGCGCAATGGTGAATATCGGGTTGAATCTAGTCTTAGGCCTTGGCGCCGCTTGGCTAGGGCTGTCGCTAGCGGCTTGA
- a CDS encoding fluoride efflux transporter FluC — protein MTQSTSWPPASAWLAVAVGGFFGTELRYGLGLLFPESSTAFPFVTLFINLSGSLALGVLTGLWSRRPARWWLRAALGPGLLGSFTTFSAVFYAVDQYARVGLHGLWIGYLLATVLAGLGAAWLGLRWGTNWSAKGTARRSQ, from the coding sequence GTGACCCAGAGCACTTCCTGGCCGCCAGCTAGCGCTTGGCTGGCTGTTGCAGTGGGTGGATTCTTTGGCACCGAACTACGTTACGGATTGGGCTTACTTTTCCCCGAAAGTTCGACGGCGTTCCCCTTTGTCACGCTGTTTATCAACCTCTCGGGCTCACTCGCGCTTGGCGTCCTTACCGGGCTTTGGTCTCGACGTCCCGCGCGTTGGTGGCTACGCGCAGCTTTGGGCCCTGGATTGCTTGGCTCATTCACCACGTTTTCAGCGGTATTTTACGCAGTCGATCAGTACGCGCGAGTCGGCCTGCATGGCCTCTGGATAGGTTATTTGCTGGCAACAGTCTTAGCAGGTCTTGGTGCGGCCTGGCTTGGCTTACGTTGGGGTACTAACTGGTCAGCCAAGGGCACCGCTCGGAGATCTCAATGA
- a CDS encoding metal-dependent transcriptional regulator, whose protein sequence is MKANPTSSSVEDYVKTIYAYTEWQDKPINSSQLATRLGVANSSVSEMVRKLKDAGLVDHQPYGSVTLTSNGLKLALSMVRRHRLLETYLAQELGYRWDQVHDEAETLEHAVSDTFIERLSEKLGHPARDPHGDPIPGPDGTIELPPAHQLAVLDSGHRGQIIRISDENPKLLRYLDDENIQLDAAVEVIDRKPFGGALVVRLGDGSQSREIDLSEEVGSALWVVDTSVHQDCLVR, encoded by the coding sequence GTGAAGGCGAACCCCACCTCATCGAGCGTCGAAGACTACGTCAAGACCATCTATGCCTACACCGAGTGGCAAGATAAGCCGATCAACTCATCACAATTGGCAACCCGGCTAGGTGTTGCCAATTCATCTGTTTCCGAAATGGTTCGTAAACTCAAGGATGCCGGGCTAGTAGACCATCAACCATATGGAAGTGTCACTTTGACCTCCAATGGCCTGAAGCTAGCGCTTTCTATGGTGCGTCGGCATCGATTGCTGGAAACTTATCTTGCTCAAGAACTGGGTTATCGCTGGGATCAGGTTCATGATGAAGCAGAGACGTTAGAACATGCGGTCTCTGACACATTTATCGAACGGCTTTCCGAGAAACTTGGCCACCCAGCCAGAGATCCGCACGGCGATCCCATTCCTGGGCCTGACGGCACCATTGAGTTACCGCCGGCTCATCAACTAGCAGTGCTGGATTCTGGCCACCGGGGGCAAATAATTCGGATCAGCGATGAAAATCCGAAGTTGTTGCGCTATTTAGACGACGAAAACATTCAGTTGGATGCCGCCGTGGAAGTCATTGATCGTAAGCCTTTTGGCGGTGCGTTGGTGGTTCGTCTGGGTGACGGCTCGCAAAGCCGAGAGATCGATCTGAGCGAAGAGGTTGGCTCTGCTCTGTGGGTCGTGGACACTTCAGTGCATCAAGATTGTTTGGTTCGGTGA
- a CDS encoding Nramp family divalent metal transporter gives MLQKTSKIKVPARTIFMLGPAFVAAIAYVDPGNVAANLTSGAKFGYLLVWVLVAANLMAMMIQYQSAKLGLVTGKSLPEVLGTRLQPTARRAFWLQAELTAMATDLAEVIGGAIALNLLFGLPLPIGGLIVGVLSMAMLAVQNRFGQRHFESVIIFLLAIITVGFLFGLIFSPPNAGDAVAGLLPRFSGSESVLLAASMLGATVMPHAIYLHSALARDRHRPAGSEAPSAGKLRQLLRATRVDVVVALLIAGTVNIGMLLLAASTLRGVDGTDSIAGAHQAITASLGPAVGIIFGIGLLASGLASTSVGCYAGATIMSGLLSFRVPLLLRRVISLIPALLLLSLGVDPTWALVVSQVALSFGIPFALIPLLRLTFSKKIMGEHRDSLVLRVVSIVSAILIVALNLALVFITVTGTS, from the coding sequence GTGCTGCAAAAGACGTCAAAGATCAAGGTTCCGGCCAGAACAATTTTCATGCTGGGCCCGGCCTTCGTCGCGGCAATTGCTTACGTTGATCCTGGCAACGTCGCCGCGAATCTCACCAGCGGCGCAAAGTTCGGTTACCTCCTGGTCTGGGTTTTGGTAGCAGCGAATCTGATGGCCATGATGATCCAGTACCAGTCAGCCAAGCTGGGCTTGGTAACGGGTAAATCGCTCCCTGAAGTTTTGGGGACTCGGCTCCAACCAACCGCACGACGAGCATTCTGGCTCCAAGCTGAGCTCACGGCGATGGCTACTGACCTTGCGGAAGTAATCGGCGGAGCCATCGCCTTGAATCTACTCTTCGGACTCCCCCTCCCCATAGGCGGACTCATCGTTGGTGTCCTGTCGATGGCAATGCTCGCGGTGCAAAATCGATTTGGTCAACGCCATTTCGAATCGGTCATTATCTTTTTGTTAGCGATCATCACGGTTGGCTTCCTCTTCGGCCTGATATTCAGCCCACCAAATGCCGGCGACGCGGTAGCCGGGCTCCTACCGCGGTTCAGCGGCTCAGAATCGGTACTTCTCGCCGCCAGCATGCTTGGCGCTACCGTCATGCCGCACGCAATCTATCTGCATTCTGCATTAGCCCGGGACCGGCATCGACCGGCCGGTTCAGAAGCACCAAGCGCAGGGAAATTGCGTCAACTTTTGCGCGCTACCAGGGTCGACGTCGTAGTTGCGCTACTTATCGCTGGCACCGTCAACATTGGCATGTTGCTTCTCGCCGCTTCGACGCTTCGCGGCGTCGACGGCACGGACAGCATCGCCGGAGCCCACCAAGCTATCACTGCGTCGCTGGGCCCAGCGGTGGGCATCATCTTCGGCATCGGCTTGCTCGCCTCCGGCCTAGCTTCTACTTCGGTCGGCTGCTATGCCGGGGCGACCATCATGTCTGGATTACTGAGCTTCCGGGTCCCACTTCTTTTGCGTCGAGTGATCAGTCTTATTCCAGCGCTCCTTCTGCTCAGCCTCGGCGTGGATCCCACCTGGGCGCTAGTGGTTAGCCAGGTAGCCCTGAGTTTTGGCATTCCGTTTGCACTTATCCCGTTGCTGCGATTGACCTTCAGCAAGAAGATCATGGGCGAACACCGCGACTCGTTAGTGCTCCGGGTAGTTTCAATAGTGTCGGCAATTTTGATCGTCGCGCTTAATCTGGCTCTAGTGTTCATTACAGTCACCGGAACGAGCTAA
- a CDS encoding class I SAM-dependent methyltransferase, translating to MPINPQQSSGPKIEDLRRRELGSAFATGGELYERVRPGYPDGPARWLVPAGAKQVVDLGAGTGKFTERLVDIGLEVTAVDPSANMLRQLNQRFPEVRTVVGSAEGSSLATASADAVLVAQAWHWFDPIAASTEIARVLRPGGTFGLIWNQLDVRVPWVHRLSRIMHAGDVHQSDHQPVIGKEFSPARSHLSHWNQTLCPAELIELVKSRSYYLRANETSRAKVIQNMNWYLFEHLGHRAEDQLDLPYLTIARQVKKS from the coding sequence GTGCCCATCAATCCGCAGCAATCAAGCGGGCCCAAAATTGAAGATCTTCGACGTCGCGAGCTCGGCTCGGCTTTTGCCACCGGCGGTGAACTTTACGAGCGGGTTCGCCCTGGTTATCCGGACGGACCCGCTCGCTGGCTGGTTCCGGCCGGGGCGAAACAAGTGGTTGACCTTGGCGCAGGCACCGGAAAATTCACTGAGCGGCTCGTTGACATTGGACTCGAGGTGACGGCAGTTGATCCTTCGGCGAATATGCTCAGACAGCTTAATCAACGCTTTCCAGAGGTACGCACAGTGGTCGGCAGCGCTGAAGGTAGCTCGTTGGCAACAGCGAGCGCCGATGCAGTGCTGGTTGCCCAGGCCTGGCATTGGTTCGATCCGATCGCGGCGAGCACTGAAATCGCACGAGTGTTGCGTCCAGGCGGCACATTCGGCCTCATTTGGAACCAGCTGGACGTACGTGTGCCTTGGGTACATCGACTGTCCAGAATCATGCACGCCGGTGACGTTCATCAAAGCGATCATCAACCCGTCATTGGCAAGGAGTTTAGCCCAGCGCGTTCGCATTTGAGCCATTGGAACCAAACTCTCTGCCCAGCGGAGTTGATTGAATTGGTCAAATCTCGGAGCTACTATCTGCGCGCCAACGAAACAAGCCGCGCGAAGGTTATCCAGAACATGAACTGGTACCTTTTTGAGCATCTAGGACACCGAGCCGAGGATCAACTTGATTTGCCCTATCTGACGATTGCTCGGCAGGTAAAAAAGTCCTGA